From the Primulina tabacum isolate GXHZ01 chromosome 15, ASM2559414v2, whole genome shotgun sequence genome, one window contains:
- the LOC142528125 gene encoding uncharacterized protein LOC142528125, with protein MDPEEIARLVNEMKLSRSDPKEIVNLEEAEIRIEEERLSRCLVAKVLLSKAINRDAFRQQLPRILQAERRMNIEATGDNTFVFEFYSIRDRNRALNEGPWNFSRNLLICKEPTGLNNPRSMLFEEINIWVQLHNIPLAFLQKDLLMKLGRQIGQIVELDRGENGAFLGRFARIRVRINITKQLRKCLRISAMRDEEDTIILLVYERLPDFCYACGRLGHSCRECDDEDADKVNHSFGVWMRASSHAGGGRSNRGSGVKHDETKNAVPTQDESGQTKLTGLD; from the coding sequence ATGGATCCAGAAGAAATTGCTAGATTGGTCAATGAGATGAAGCTCTCTCGTTCAGATCCTAAGGAAATCGTCAATCTGGAGGAAGCAGAAATCCGTATCGAGGAGGAAAGATTATCTCGATGTTTAGTGGCCAAAGTCCTATTATCAAAGGCCATAAATCGGGACGCCTTCCGGCAGCAGTTACCCCGTATCTTACAGGCGGAGAGACGTATGAATATTGAGGCTACAGGTGATAATACATTTGTGTTTGAATTTTATTCTATACGTGATCGGAATAGGGCGTTAAATGAAGGCCCTTGGAATTTTTCACGCAATCTATTGATATGTAAGGAGCCGACTGGCTTAAACAATCCACGATCTATGCTGTTTGAGGAGATCAACATATGGGTTCAATTACATAATATTCCGTTAGCGTTTCTGCAAAAGGATCTGTTAATGAAGCTAGGCAGGCAGATAGGGCAGATTGTCGAGTTGGATCGAGGAGAGAATGGAGCCTTTCTGGGACGATTTGCCCGTATACGGGTCCGTATTAATATAACTAAACAACTGAGAAAGTGTCTTCGTATCAGTGCCATGAGGGACGAGGAGGATACTATTATTTTACTAGTATATGAAAGGCTTCCAGATTTTTGTTATGCATGTGGCAGGCTAGGACATTCATGTCGTGAGTGTGATGATGAAGATGCAGACAAGGTGAACCACAGTTTTGGAGTATGGATGAGGGCGTCGTCTCATGCTGGTGGAGGTCGGAGTAATAGAGGAAGCGGGGTTAAGCATGATGAAACAAAAAACGCAGTGCCTACCCAAGATGAGTCCGGACAAACTAAACTCACAGGCCTTGATTAA